DNA from Cyanobacteriota bacterium:
CAGCTTTGCGTTTAGAAAAGATGCCGTTGTCATCGCGATCGAATAACTGCTTAATCCGCTCCCAAGCTTTTACTAGGGCATTGGCTTTTTCTGGAGATTCACTGAGGGACTGATTGTAGGTTTCCACAAAGGTTCGCTGGGCTTCTTCTGACAAGTCTGCTTTGATCTCCGGTGAAATTTGGTCGCTGCTGGTCAATTCACCGTCTGGTTCACGGGGAAGCTGCATGTCCGTGGTAGCGACCTCTTCGCCGCCAGCGCTTTGCAAGAGCAAGAAGATTTCACCTGACTTTTCTTGCGGCACTTCCACCACCAGTAAAAACTCACCCGCCTGTACCCGTGTTTGATAAATTGCCGCTTTATCCTGAGGCATCCCCAGTGAGATGAGGGCAGATCCTAACCCTGCCCCCAGTGCCCCATAGAGAGCACCGCTAGTTGCACCTAGTAAGGCTGCCCCAAGTGGCCCTGCGGCCACAACTGCCCCTAGAAAAGGCACAAATAGCACACCAACCCCGGTAACCAAGCTCAGCACAGAGCCAAACAGAGAGCCATATAGGGCACCGCTAGCTAACCCATCGAGAATCACATCTTTTTTGGTTAAAAACCCAGTAATGCGGGCTTCTGATTGGAAGTTGCGGCCAATGATAGAAATGCGCTCTTTGGGAACGCCACGATTTAGTAAACGCTGGATTGCATCTTGTAATTTTTTCTCCTCTTTGAACGCAGCAGAAACGCATTTTTCCGGAGGTTTGGCG
Protein-coding regions in this window:
- a CDS encoding ChaB family protein; amino-acid sequence: MTSAFAKPPEKCVSAAFKEEKKLQDAIQRLLNRGVPKERISIIGRNFQSEARITGFLTKKDVILDGLASGALYGSLFGSVLSLVTGVGVLFVPFLGAVVAAGPLGAALLGATSGALYGALGAGLGSALISLGMPQDKAAIYQTRVQAGEFLLVVEVPQEKSGEIFLLLQSAGGEEVATTDMQLPREPDGELTSSDQISPEIKADLSEEAQRTFVETYNQSLSESPEKANALVKAWERIKQLFDRDDNGIFSKRKAD